The genomic stretch TCCGCAAAATTCTAACACTTCGCCAGAAACATACAAATGACTGGTATATCTGTCTGACCCACCAACAACAGCAATATCCAGTGGAGATGTAGTGACCATGGGGCACAGCCAAGCCTCTGGGTATGTTAaagcatttcttttctttctccaaagTCTTTTCTTCTACATTTCCTAACTTCTGATAAATGGCATTGCCTTCTACGCtaagttttattttcattttcattatcACTGTAGTAGTTTCTTCCTTAATTGCTAGAAGAACATTCAGTCCTTCAGAAAGAGATTAGTGGAGGTTTCTATATATGTTGCTGATTGCAGACAAAAGCTATTGCTCCATAGTGATGCATTTCCTTATTTACTCTATCAGCACAGAGCAAATGCTTCCTTAGTGCAGTAATTTGAAGGTTTATGCACTGACTTTCAATCTAAATTTTATCCAGAATGATTTACTACATATTATACCATTCAGTACGAAGTTATGGCAGTGGTAGCggaatcctatcaaactttccaaagCCAATGCTGCcttaatgcagccctgaagaggacaaaattcccttaccgtgaggagcccactgtgactgctcccccactacaagatgcagtgcatgccctgttgacacagctgtataaatgctgaaaagttggataagactgggccctggGACAGTTAAGAGAGGCACTGGGGCAATGAGCTGTTAAAGCCTCTTCCCAGCTCTCTGGAGATCCACCAGCCTCTGTTGTTCTTGGGAGCCTGTAACAAACCCAGAGGAAACAGTCCTGCTCCAGAAGTGTGTTATTAGGCAGCACCACATTTAACTGTCACTTGGGGGTGGGGTTTCTCATACAGCTGCTGGTTTGTCTTGATAGGGGACAGCTGAAAGAGATAAGGGGATGGGTGGGCACGGGCACATGATGGTAAAGCCTTTTCCAGCAATCCCTGCCACAGCAGCCCTAGGAGCCAATTATAATCTATTTTCTGTTAAAGTACAACACAGTTCATGACCCTAACCAGGCATCCTAATCCACACCACATCAAAGATTTCAGTTCCTTCTCTGCAACATATGGAATTACCCCCAAAACCTGTACTGTCTGGAACCAGGCAAACACAACCTCATGTGACTTCTTACCGCAAAATTACTAGCTTTACCCATACAATTCATATATCTTTCTAATGCTGTTCTCAAAGGCATAACCAATCACTGCTTTCATAGGcatcactggatcaggtcaagtgTTGGGCAGTTTACTGACCATTCATAACAGTTGCATCTTAATTTGTAAGCCATGCAGAAGGATTTCTGCTCCTCCCCATTAATGACTAATGTCAGAGGGCAGAAAGAATCATGATGTCAGTCCTGCCACTGCCCCCAGCACATTTTTCAAAACCAAGAGAAAGGCTTGCAGTGCTTCCAGTTTGTCTTCACTCTGCTTCACCAACATCTGCATCGTGGCATTCTCTGGCTCAAACAGCAGCTCAGTCAGGAAGACACAGCCAGTGTCATCCTGGGCACCAAGGTAGGCTTTCCACAACTGGGAGCCAGTCTTACTCATGGCAATAGTCTGAATATGAACAACCTGGAGTGCAGCCTGTATGGTATCTGGTTGCACAGCTTTCTGCCAGGGAAGAGTTTGCTGGCAGCCAACACCCAAGTTCAGCCATGTTCTCTCAAACTGCTCTGCAGTCAGATCTGTGCTAGGAATCAGAGTAAGGTCTCTTGAGCTGGTGTTACCAAATGGAACCTCCTCTTTCTGATCTGACATCAGTGGTTCtgaaaagaagaagaggaaagagaagccaTGTTAGGCAATATGGATCACCATTTGCCAGGTATAAACATCAAACCTATTTTATAGATTGGTGCCTATTCTAAACAGAGTGAATGAAAAGCATCCAGTTGAATCAGGCACAAAGTACTGAAGCATCTTTCATGTCAGGTTCTAGTTATTATTAAAGGAAGCTGACCACATAAAGACCAACAAAGAGGATAAACAGTCAAATGACTAGTTACCTTCTCCCACCACTGTGGAGGCTTCATAGGGAGAGTCTGTGCTGGTAAGAGCAATAGTCTTGCTAGCAGTCATGCCTGCCCACTTTTCTTTGCCATATATAGACACCAAGGTATTAAAGTCAGAAGCCCAGGCATTCACAGAGCCTTCAGCCTGGTCCCCCAAAAGCTGCAGAGAGTGATCAGATGCAGGGCTACACAGAACCCGTTCTGTCTCTTTCATTCCAGCTTGCAAAAGACGGTAGTAGAACAGAGCACGGTCCCGCACTGTCATGTCCGTTTCCTCCTctgaatgaagaagaaaaaggaagaataTGGTATGACTTTACGCAGCTCAAATCTTAGAAATCCTTTATTAGATTGCTGGGTATAGCTCCCTCACTGCCCTCCGAGTTGTGGCActaacagaagcagcaagcaaaTATAAGAAATACTTGTGGTACAACTACTCTGGTCTTGAACttcttaagattttttttaagctgtaGTTTCTGCCATGCAGTTCTCAGCCAAGGGTACAAGATTCCTCAGGAAAGATTATTCCCCTATTTCATAATACAAAAGCCATCTCTGAAAGGAGGTACTTGCCTAGGCAGTAATAAAGCAATCGACCCAGCATATCTTGACACTCAGCGGGACGTGCAATGAAAAGCCGCACCAAAGCTGTCAGCAACTCCATCTTCACGACTGAGAATGCCTCTGATTTCACATTCTCTACAAAATCCTCCAAGACATAAGGAGCGTTGGGGACTCTTTCCCCATGTACCCCCAGCAGCCATATTAATGCTTGCTTGCCCTGAAGAATTAAACCAGAACACAGAAAATTCAGAGAAAAGACACACCATTTAGCACCCCGCCTGTATCCCCAAGAGCCAAGTCATGTTACCAAATGGCCATGCAACTATGACAGATGAGTAACTCTGTGCAGAAAAAAGCACACAGTGGAGGGTTCAGAGACTGCCTCATCTCACTACAACAGAGTTTTTTCAATGCCTTCTCAACTCCAAAACACATAATGGTGCTTTTAATTTGTTGTTACTAATTGTGTTGCATGAACTATTATTATATTGTATGCTGCATTTTTGAATAGAAAAGTAGACTACAAGTATCCTAAACAAATACTGATCCCTTTTCTTAATGATCATCTCTGTTTCTTCGCTTCTTTTAGTCGATATTCCACAGTCTTTTGCTTTCAGCAGGCAACTGCATAACCACAACCAGGAAAACCTGTATCAGACATTCTGTACTGCAGTTGGAAAAGCAGAGGAGTCACTGCTGGTGCAGTCCAGGGATGAAAACATTCCTAGATAAAGGAAGGTGCACAAACATCCTCGGTTTTCATTTTTAGAGGATGGTACTAATGAAACATCTCCAAGTTTTCAAATAGACCACATATATGCAATTGGAAAGCATTACAAGAAAGTAGTGCTTTCCTGCTCAGTTCCTGCCAGCCTTCGTTAGAGTTTTGATAGCCTACCTAGAATTCTGGTGTGCAGATGGATATATTTACAAAATGCACTGATAGTCAAGCTTGTATTTTCTGAAAGGAGAATCTGAGTTTTCACATAGAACATCCCAGGATGACTGCAAGAATGCAACATTCATCCGCTCCCAgaatcaaaaaacaaaaacccttaccTCAGCATCCTGGATGGTCTCTTCACAGCCAGACAAAGCCTGGGACACACTCTCTATACACTGTGGACACAACCACACCAGGTCCCGGAACACCTGCACCACAGCTACAATGGAAATCCAGTTTCAGTATGACAAACAACTCCAAAGTCACAATCTGAGAAAATAATTCAGCATCACAGATGCTGAGTCACATAGTTAACTACATACTTCATTCATATAGCTTGGTATACATGCTTAGAACAAGCAAATAAAGATTTCTCAATATAGCAGGACCTGCTGTcaagttacacacacacaaatgcaggcCTAAATCATCCAGAATTCTAAGCACAAAGCATTTTGAAGACAAGGAAGCAAAGAATGACCACGTGAAAGAGCCATAACTAAGGAATGGCAGAAACTGCAACAGAGTTGGTACTGTTGTCTTTGTAAATCACCAAATAGTAAAGGGTGAACTGAGTCTCAATTGGGCTAGGAGAGAGTTACCTGAAGTTATATGATCCTGCTTCAGTTCCAGAAGCTCTGTTAGGATCTTCACACACTGTTCAGTGTATGTTCTTGCAATGTTACCTGGAAAGaccacaaaaaaaatcaaactggtTACGCTACACAAAAACAACACAGTCAAACGTAATTCCTCTACTGTTGAAAGACTAAAGCAGAAAAATGTTCTCTCTCTTCAGTTAAATTGCCATCATTTTCTCAAACTCAAACTGCCTGTGCTCCCAGTTTGGACTAGAgttgtggtttccaaactggaaactgctgtgtcccaAAAATGCCCTCCCTGCCCCGAGCAGCACTTACCCATTCTGACATGGTGCTGCATTTCTTTTAACCTGATATAGCCACAGGGATACAGAATGGTAGTGCTGCTCACAGGgcagagggctttttccaaaccccggatccagcccacaggccagggtctggagagccctgggcTAGAGCACCCAACTGGAAATATGAGAGGTGTCCCTTGAATATCATTATGGACAGATTACTGTGCTGACTGACCCATCTAATTTGATCTCATGGTTGTCACTGTAATCTGGATGCATAATCATAATCTACTGCTTCTATTTGCCATGAACAATTGATTCTTTTTCTCAGATAATTTTTACCATGAACTCTGatattttaaaaagcctggttTAGTAAGGAAAGAAACCAGAACCACAAGCAAGTCAACTCCCAGATCAGCAAGAGTGAATAAATACATCAAGAACAATTCAATAGCAATGCTTTTCCTTCTGTCTGCTGGTTCCTTAGGGACTGAAAAGTTCCttagggtctctctctctctctctctctctcacacacacacacacacacacacacacacgcacacacccctctTTAACAGAGACCTTTCTAGTTCACCTACCTATGGCAAAGGTTGCTCTCTGTGCAAGTTCTACGGACACATCAGTACAGTAGCCTCTCAGCTCCTCTAATATCTGCTGCATATTCTCATCATTCACCAGTTTGCACAGCACTTCCATCTTCTGGTACTTGATGTAATGTGGTTCTGAGTATGAGCTGAAGAATTTCTTGTAATGACTGCTGAAATGGCCAGGAAGACTGTCTAAAATCTGGCGCACATGGCACAGGGCAGTGAAACAGAGTTCTCTACTCTCAGAGGTGCAAGCAGCCAGAAGCGGGCCTTTTGCTCTCACCAGAACATCTGTCTGCACATGTGGAAAGGCTCTGGCCAACACCAGGAAGAGCTTGGTGGCAGCCATCACCACACTGGAACTGCTACTCTTGAGGTATCCATCTAGTAAGTTGAGGATGTCAAAGAGCTCTTCTTCACATCGAGGTTTGTAGCGCAACAGAAAAGTCAACACCTCACTCTGACCCCACTGGTCTAAGTCAGGCATCCTGTCAAAAGAGGAAACCAAAATCACTCCAGTGGCTAAGGGAGCTGCTGCTACCTGCAAGGCCTCAGCAAAACACCTCCAGTCTGTCAGCCAAATATTGCACAGGCTCAAACCTTCAGCAGCCATAAAACCCACGCCCTCATGTTTACAGGACTGACAATAAAAATGGATTGAGCTGGAACAGGAGAAAAAGTAGGCAAAACAAAGTATTATTGCTGTTCGTCTTTGCTAGATTTCATTTTAATGTGGTGGCTTACGTGTTTAGGGTCCTTTGATCATGGTGGGTGGGTTTTTTTCAATCTGCCATCTAATTTTAGTGCTGATCTGATGTTATACTATAGTGCCTTACCGCTATGTATTGTTTCAGCAGacaggcaggatatacattttccTAATCAAATATAATTAAGCAAACTTCTGATAAACCCTATACTTCTTCAAAATGTATACCCCATTCTTTTCCCCATATCACTACTGCTTGCAATAGTATAAAAAATTCATGAATGTATTTAGTAGAAATATAATAACtcaccgtagatacttgcctataggttgatctcacagataagttgtgggcagggcaggttttgagtaaaaaaatcatggaattgtcTATGATTTTCTATAACCtgtggataagttgggggggggggtaaaaactTCTAAAATTCTAAAAAGTCTAAAATTCTTTCCTGGATCCAGGGTTTTCAGTAtccgtggatgccaagcccatggctggaaggcctcagaagaACCTTCTGGATGTGATCAATGGTGTCTTcctgtcatgtctgggaggtgttctgaagcaccAGGTATTCTGAGTTCAGGTGTAGCCTCCCCACATCTCATAAGGCCTCCCGGACTTGACCGGAAGGCACGATTCATGCTGgcaacttccagttgtgtctcGGAGGTCTTCTGATgccctccagctgcagatttaattatccacagaatttggtattTGTGAGGGATCCTGGAATTTATGTCCTGCAGATACCCAAGGCCCACGGTAGTTTCAGCCCCCATTGGTTCTAATTCCACTTTCAGAAGTCACAGAGAGCAAGTTTTGACCTTCTTCTGTGTGATAGCCCTTCAGATACTGAAGATGGCTATTACACTGTACCAACAGGATAGCTGTCTCTTCTCCatgctaaacataccaagttctttTAACCATTTCTCAAAGGACTTGGTATCTACATCCCTCACCATTTTAGCTGTGTTCCTCTAAACCTGCTCCAGTTTATCCATGTCCTCCTAAAAAATTGCATCCTGGCACTTATCAATATCATCGTAAGGATAACAAAATATTTAATAGGTCCAAAAGCGTATATTTCTCTTACCTGATTTCCAAATATATAatttttcaacaaacaaacaaacaacaacaaacaagtTTTCAATTCCATAAACTAATAAGACGGAAATGGCACTGGTCTGCAAATTGtgttatcgggggggggggggagagagggcacCAGCATTTGCAAGCTGACACAGTATTagttatttgaaatatttacatGCTACTTTTCATCCAAATGATTCAAAAGATGACTTACATCAAGATAAACACACATCAAAACTAACTCCCAAAAACCACAGCAACAGTGCAGAACAGACAGCATATTTTCATAATTCTACTTAAAAATAGAAGATTACAGACATTGCAGTAATCATTACAGTAATTGGTTAATATATTATCATCATGGACTAGTTTGTTGAGCAGGTATTTTTTCCAAACTCACAACCCAAAAACAAGGGCAACCATATGATTATGCATCCAGGTTGCAAAATTAATTGGGGGGGAACATACCTGTTAAGAAGATGGTGGGCAATGGGCTTGTTGATTACAACTCCTCCTTCTTGTTCCAGAATCTCCTCAAGTGACCTCAGGCAATTCACTACCACAATAGGATCCTGATCACGAAGTAAACTATACAACTCATTAACTAGCGCACCATCTGTAAAAAGCAAAGAATTTAGAGACCACCCAAACTTTATTTCAATCAGAATCTgcctggcagcccaaccctgagctgtccAGGGCACCCAGCTTCGTCaacaccaagaacggctgccaccagatcctgcgcacctcagcacctcgggagaaggggacttttgtgcccttctttcgggtaagggaagcagccctgcaatgaggctactcactttaccaccgaccatgtagggcgccgagccctggACGAACGGATAGGATCCAGTGATCTCCACCAGacttgcctcctgcctccccgctccctcccccccagcatgccaCCTACCTGCCCTCTATCGGCCATCCCcacacctcccccttccccagaatgcctcctccccagccctgcttactgtgctgcagctctgcggtccatgagaccgccgagtGGCAGAGGATGGGTGCCCGCCCTGCACTACACGGCACTAGCCTGCAACAGTGTGCGTGGCACGAAGCCacggcaccgagcccaggattgggctctaagagagcTACTCTTGCAGGTAGCAGTCATGCTGCATGCATAATTGTACATGTATAACAATTACCACCAAAATATTTCAAAGCTTCCAATAATATATGGGCTTCTTGAAAGTACTGCTGCTAAGTAAGgaggaagagtttttttttccactgagcaGAACAAATATTTTATGAAAGTTTGCTTCATATTGACAAGTGGCTTCTAGCCTCATGGGACTTCAATTGAACATGTTGCTGAGTGGAAATAGGTTATAGGATCACAATGATATGCAGGTAACTTCCTCCCCCACATTTAATCTTAGTATAGAAAGcatgtggagggggaaaaagtaTACTGATCAGTAAAATATGCTTATTTACCCACTTCACAGTCTCCTTGGAGCTTCTGCATCTTTGCACATCCAAGAACAGCTACTCTCCTTACATAGGAGGCTTTGTCTCGCAGTCCATTAAGGATTGGCTGTTGGATATACTCTTGTATGCCAGGCATCCTAGGAAGATAATAGGTCATCATGTTCAGAAACTAGGTAAATCCCTCTTTAGTGTTTCAATTACACTCTTTCACAATTCACAACTAGGTAAATCCCTCTTTCAATTACAGTCTACTGCATTTTGTTCAGTACAAACTGATACCTCCTccatgctgctgtttttaaaaaagttgccTTTCATTCTTAGCACACACTATTTATTTGGgagatttttatcccactttttgaCCTCCAAGGTGACTCATATCAATAAAAATGCACACTgataaaaaaacaaactgtttCCACCTCAGGCAGTTGGTGCTCCATGGCCCTATGAAAGAGGACAGAAACTGGCTTATCTTTAAATAGGCAGCAGAACATGTTATTGCTTAAATGACATATCTTCAAACAGCCAGTATGGCCAAATAGCCAGCAAAGTCAAGCAAAGCAAAGGTCTTACTTCCCTGCTTTCACCCACACTCCTTTATAGCACTATATACTTTTATAGACATGATTCCCCTTTACACTTTATAAGGTGGCAGTTTATTGATAGGGCTAATTCAGCTATACTAGCACAAACATTGTAATTCATCTACTTCCAAATCAAATTTCCTTACCTGAGACTGCACATGCTTCGTAGGGCCAGGCCTCTAACCATAGGGTTGGGGTCTGAGCAGTCTTTGCATAGCGTATTGATAGCTAAAAGAGCTAGATCAGGCTTCAGAGGAGCATACGTGCACATGTACAAATATACTAGCTTCTTCTGAACAATGTCCACTGTGGCACTTGCTTTAACCATCTCCATAAAGACATTGGATACATCTA from Tiliqua scincoides isolate rTilSci1 chromosome 4, rTilSci1.hap2, whole genome shotgun sequence encodes the following:
- the AP4B1 gene encoding AP-4 complex subunit beta-1, with product MPYLGSEDTLKELKRALSNPHVQGDCLRYRNVIQRVIRYMTQGVDVSNVFMEMVKASATVDIVQKKLVYLYMCTYAPLKPDLALLAINTLCKDCSDPNPMVRGLALRSMCSLRMPGIQEYIQQPILNGLRDKASYVRRVAVLGCAKMQKLQGDCEVDGALVNELYSLLRDQDPIVVVNCLRSLEEILEQEGGVVINKPIAHHLLNRMPDLDQWGQSEVLTFLLRYKPRCEEELFDILNLLDGYLKSSSSSVVMAATKLFLVLARAFPHVQTDVLVRAKGPLLAACTSESRELCFTALCHVRQILDSLPGHFSSHYKKFFSSYSEPHYIKYQKMEVLCKLVNDENMQQILEELRGYCTDVSVELAQRATFAIGNIARTYTEQCVKILTELLELKQDHITSAVVQVFRDLVWLCPQCIESVSQALSGCEETIQDAEGKQALIWLLGVHGERVPNAPYVLEDFVENVKSEAFSVVKMELLTALVRLFIARPAECQDMLGRLLYYCLEEETDMTVRDRALFYYRLLQAGMKETERVLCSPASDHSLQLLGDQAEGSVNAWASDFNTLVSIYGKEKWAGMTASKTIALTSTDSPYEASTVVGEEPLMSDQKEEVPFGNTSSRDLTLIPSTDLTAEQFERTWLNLGVGCQQTLPWQKAVQPDTIQAALQVVHIQTIAMSKTGSQLWKAYLGAQDDTGCVFLTELLFEPENATMQMLVKQSEDKLEALQAFLLVLKNVLGAVAGLTS